In Notolabrus celidotus isolate fNotCel1 chromosome 22, fNotCel1.pri, whole genome shotgun sequence, the genomic stretch CAAGGCCCCCTAAGAGGTTAACCCAGCCGTGGGATTAGATCTACTTAATGCTAATCTGATGAAATATGGAATTGATTTTATTCCTCTTGGGTTATCTCGAACAAACCACATCTAACAGATAAGAGAAGTCAAGACAACTCACCTGATTTCCAAAAACTCCAATGGAGCAAGCGGTGGAAACTTCATCCGCGCCGAACCAGTCAGACGCCAGGCGAGAAGGCATCCCCAGGATGAAGACCTGGGCGAGGGAACTTGCAAACTGCCCCAGCATGGTCACCCAGAACAGGTGGGGCTGTGCGCTGGCCACCTTGATCCACGTCCCGGCGCAGTTTAACGCGTTGGCCAGCAGTGCCATGATCCGGAGCCCCTTCTTATCCAGCAGCCAGGTGACCGGGAAGATAAAAGGGATGTAGGTGAGCATGAAGATCATGGACAGCCAGTCTATAGCGAAGGCGTCTACGTTGTAGAACTTCGTCAAGATGTTGCTGATGATCCCGTACTGGATCCATTGGTACGCGTTGCTCAGAGAGTAGGAGCTGAACAGGAGTACGATCATCCAGCGCTTCTTGTACAGACGCGTTTCCAGTGCGGGGCTGCTGCTGTCTCCGTTTGGGATGATACTGCATTCAATGTTCTCTACTGCGTCTGGATCCTTCGTTTCCAAATGTGGACTGTTATCTTCAGACTCCTGTGCGTTCTCATTCAGTGACAGCCGCGTAATATCTCCCATTTTCTGCTCCATTGTAAAGTAGAAAGAGAAGTCCTCTACCACTACCCTAACTTACTTCAACTgtctttaaaagaagaaaataaaactcttCTGCCTCATGTGACAGTTCAAAAATCATTCAGGTGTCAGAAATATTGGTTTCCTTTGCCTTTGTCAGAGGACTGAGGTAACTTCAGGTTTATCAAGTGCTTGCTTTATTCTAAAGGACTGACCTGCTCTCCAGAAGTTCATTTAATACTCATGCTGTGAGAGAAATCCCCTTTCAACATGTAGATATGAGGTGATGGCTTTTACTCCACCCAGCTGTTGGGATAAGACATGACAGCAAAGGACAATCTCATATATGAGTCAACACAGACAAGACAAACTGCAGCCAGCCCACAAAACAAACTCATATAGGATACAAAAGTTAACGTtgctttttttcatttcctctcctttaatGTCTAAGTATGAGATATTAGCACTATTGTAATACTCCAACATATTCTCAAGTCTAATAAGGTTTCCATCAGGCTATCGCTCTAGTTTCTCTTGCTTCAGTAATCCTAGTTAATCTGAGACTTAAATCCTTAGAAACAATGAGTGCCTTGCTAACTTTGTGGATTACAAGCTTCTGTTATATAGGCTACTTATACTGTATTTCAAAATAagtgtgttaaatgttaaatctgagcTCAACTAAATTTGATTACACTACACTGTAAAGCCTTATTTGATTTTGAAGCTAGAAAAGGAAAGGCATGGTCACATTTCAATGACATAATGTAACACTTTAAGATTACCTCACaatttgaaaaacacagaaggtatgtgttataacttaagagggaagttaagattaaagatggtgagtgttcgtaccacaaggaaaagctttCGTATTTTAATCTGTAGTGTAAAACTTTGGAAAAAACTCAACATGgatacagcaatgtcagaacataatctagttcaagaagaggtataaagaagtacttttcatgaggtacaaggaggaagacaagtgttgagaatcatgaggggCTTGCTTTTGATTGTGTAAGTATGAAAATAGgagatgaagatttgttttgtgggaatgcACTCGTATAATgcaagaaaatagtgaataaaggggtaggattagataagttttaacttcttcctactccttttcgcacatgtaaagtaaaatgtttcgctgcttgctaatggaactgattgatttgggttttttgcagaactatttcttcttttttactgatatgtttttttttctattttactttaacatgtttgaaataaagacatctaatcaaatcaaattaaggTAAGCTTCTAACCCTAGAGTCCCTTTGCCCACATTTTCCTCTGTTATATTTACCCACTAGTGACAGAAAAGTTAGCCAAACCTTGTGGATAACATTGGATTCTTTAGATATAAACGTTATCTTAAAAGAGGAATTATAGATCCCTCAACTGAAATCAAGAAACTGTGTGGAACTCAATTTTAAGGACCCAATCTTGAAAGGAGTTATTCCAGTTGTGTGCCGACTGAACACTAGATGGTGCTGCTTACTAGAAACACTCATTTTAAGGTATCAAAGAAATCcagtaaaaaagaaactaaacatttatttttttatggaaATACAAAATGGGATTCTTTGATAGCTTATATGCTTATATAACATCATAtacaaaagtataaaaaaaacatgaacagaaCTGGTAGTAACAATATGGtaacagaaaataaagtacAATGTAAACAGTCCATATATATGTGCATACATGACGCCTGCGCCAAAACATaagaataaaggttaaaaaaatccTCTGCCACCAAATGTGTCAAATCATACAATAACAGTGAAGGtgatgttttgtgtgtttggcgGTGATAGTTGCTTTTGGAAAAATATGTGATTTactcctttaaaaaacaatgttaTCAAAACTAGTTAAACCCACCACATATCTGTAGGTAATGGTTAATATTTAGCAGAAATTGTATTTTACGTGTTCCTATATGTATCTTTTAAGCTTTCTCATTTACCCAAACTTCCTGTTTCTTGGTGTGTAATTCCTACGACTCAGAATATCAGAATATGCATATTCATAACTGCTGGTCTGTCTTTCCCCTCCTGCAGTAAATGTTTGAGTAATTGATATCATATTTGAGGTACAAAAACTGACAGCTATATGAATATATTTCCTGTCATTTAGAACAGAGTGTTCTGCTTTTATAAGTGTAAGTAAAAAACAATTGCAGAATTATATTTTGGTTGTCTTTTGTTAGCTCATATTAATGTGACTGATGGGCATACAGTAACTGAAATGAACTGAATTCAAATTTCATTGTGGCAGACttaaatcttatcttatcattcTTATATTGTGGTCAAAAGAATGTATATGTTTCATGATGAAACTTGTGCTTTACAGCCATATTAACTTTCCAACAAAGCTACCCCTCGCTGACTTCTTTTTATGATCTTCAAACAAGTTAATGAGATACCTAAAGCAGACATTAATCCCTGGTGCATTTGATTGAGGGAAATTCTGCAACAAACCAACTCCAAGTTCGGCTGCTTGAAATATGTTGAATCCAGCAAGCTAACGGCTAAATCAAAGATGACTTGTAAGAAGTCACTGTAAGACAGAATGGtgaatgtttgaaatgtaaggTAATCTGCCAATACAAGTGTTGTGCTTTTGTCATCTACAGTCATACTGATAGCTGCTTGAGCTCTGATGACCAGAATGAAAAATAAGGGTAAAGCAAAAGATCATATAAAAGTACACGTCCAATCTTATTGGATccactttttttgtgtgtaacgCTCTGTGACTCCAGGTTGAAGGACTTGGCTGGATTATCCTCCATGATCAAAGCCCAAAGCTAAGTgctatatgtttttttttatttggctttttctcttctgttgtaAACTTCACTtttcctccagctgctgcagcaagGGGTTCACCTCGCTCTCCGGGGTTTTGACGCTATCAGTCCGGACAATACATGTAGGGCGATGGCGGTTTAGCATGAGGATGAGTTGCTGTCGTTCAAGCTTCAGCTCCTCAATCTGGGCTTTAAGGTCAGAGTTTAACATCTCTAGTCGCTCTGATTCCTGTGAGAGGGTGGGGAAGATTGAGttaatcatttatttgtttattacagTAGGAAAAAAACCCTAAATCAATTAGACTGTATCTGTAAGGCACTTTTCAAACAACAATAGTGTAACACAAAgttctgtacataaaaaaaataatgagatgAATATATCtcagttaaaataataaaataaagcgATAATGTATGTTTTACCTTTTGTAAATAATCTGttcgttctttctttttgtttcgaCACCGAGCTGCAgccactttgtttttctctcgcCTTCGTTTCCTCCTgtcatcctcttcatctctctaaACAAAAGTGCAGATGGAAACATTGAGTTTAAACTGTGAAAACTTGAAATGCACACTGGGAAACTTTTCCAAACTACAAAGCAGTGTGATGACTATCTCTTACCCTTTTTGTATTACATTGTCACATGATCGTAACTGCAGCTTACACTAAACATGTTCAAGTATTACAGTTTTTCTGTTCATCTTATCTTGATATTCATTTAATCACTGAATGTAATAAAGCAGAAATATTACAAGGACAAGTTTGATTTAATATTGTCCTTTTTTCTGGCTAGTTTTCTATGCTTCATCTCACCTGTTGACtccaaaagaaaaaggaaaacaagaacTCAAATCAGTATTTCAATATCATACTATATGCATTAGGTGGCCCTGATGATTGAGATATAGAACAATGCTGttattaaaatgttcatttgttttttgtataattcaaatatttttcaaatctgTTTGATTCATTTGGAGAAACATAAATTCAGTACTTCAATCTGAACTTTCACTGTTCcataaaaggaacaaaaacattcaaaatttaGTTTGAGAAACAATAAGCAGGAAAAAATATTCCAGTTGAGCTGTTTACTTTCACATGGCATAGTTGTTGGTTGTCAGCTACTTATTGTTTTCTGTACCTCTGTTTTGATCACTAGGGGCCTTTTCCCCAGACTGTCCAGGAAGTGCAGAGGTGACAGCATCGTACCAAACTCCTGGAAGTCACTGAATTTGAGCTTGTCAGTCAGCGTGGTGGCAGAGATCCCAGCCAGCGGGCCCAGGCTGGGCAGGGAGCCTGCCGTCACCGAGGGATCTGGGATTTGTCCTGGCATCGTGTCAGACTTGGTCGTGACCACAGCtaggaggcagagggagaaaatGGGAGACACAGTCAGACTGCATAGAACCAGATCAATTACGAAAACACCAAACACTGTCTGCTGTGCTTGTTATGGTACAAACTGGGGTACTTTTTGTGGTATGACGAAAGAAAAAAGTCATTTCACATCAAAATCAGAGGAAAAAAGTTAACTAAGATATTTGTTTGACCTACAGTCTGTTACAGGGCGTCAGAAAGGCATTTGGCTGTGGTGCGCAGCTCCTTTCAAGCCATCGGGCTCTCCACACTCTGATGAATTGCTGGTCTGTTACAAGAGATGGATACTAGGCTGCTAACATTAAGCaattttattatattgcttcTTTTTCTGGAACGAATATTTGACCATTTGCAGACATCTTGGCAAGAGTTTTCCTTATTTGATCCCCAGAGGCCAAAAGAGAGAAGGACAAGAGTGCACAAAGCAGACTCAGACAAATCCCCCTTTATTCCAAGGAGAGCTAAGAAATACCCGCACACTGTGGTTTCCTCCCTGTTAGACATAATGTCAGGGGAGTTAAATGTTGCCAAATGAAGCACAATGTGGTCACTGTTGAACTCAAACATACTTCTTTTGTTTAGCATTCTGAAAAATTATACATGACActgtttattcttgttttgttttggttcaattttaaatatgtttttcacGTCTTCTCTGGCAAATGTCTTGATTTTCAAAACGCTGAATATGAACATTTGAATATGGAGAAAacaatggaggaggaggagtgtgcaCAGAGCCAGCCAAAGGGACAGGAAATTACTACAACAGCTCAGCGGATTTCAAAGCCCCATGATGCAGCCAAAAAGCTGCCATCTCAGGTCAGTTAGTCAGAGCCCTTTGACTCACTCAGCAATCAACAGGCAATATCTGATGTCAAATTTCACAATTGAAAAATACACCGGGTTATTTATCATTTGTGAAGCCAAATTTGaagggtgtgtgagtgtgtatgtttgaaataaacacaaggtactttttcttaaatgaaaatgaCGAGTGCTCCGTTAAGAGACCCATCCCATCATGCCTATACCAATGTTCCTCACTGATTACGCAGCCTACCGCATGGCTCCCAGTGTCCCTCACCACCTGAGAAAGATGGGAGGCAAGAGACAGTACGTCACCGGGATGGGTACCTTCCGTAACCTGTGTTCTGTTGGGACACCTCAGGGAGGCTAGAACCACCCCCCTTCATGCTAGCTCTCACCTACAGTACAACTATACCCAACTCACCAACATAatgaagaaaagacaaaagttattgaaaattaaaaagtagaggtacaagaaagaagagagggagggcaaAGCCAGGGCAGAGGCTTGTAAGGGCCAGGCTGCTGTATATCTAATAAAGCTACATCAGCTTAACAGTTATGTAGGAATTATGAACTTTGAGGCCACATGAGAATCACTTTCAATTGTTACACTTCCTCAAACTACACGTCATAGACAAACTCGAGCTCTGCCGGCTGTATTAGCACATAATAACAGGATGCAAACTTTTACTCAGAGAACGTTTCAAGAAGCTCAGACATTTTAAGGTGATGTTGATCTCAGCATAATTATTCCAAATAATGTATATCAAGATTTCCCATGCATGAAATATCAAACAATGAAGACAGTTATATTATATTGTCACAAGATTGTAATTGCAGCTTACACTAAACATGTTAAAGTAATACAATTTATCTGTTAATCTTGATATTCATTTAATCACTGAATGTAATAAAGCAGAAATATTAAAGGAGAAGTTTGATTTAATATTGTCCTTTTTTCTGGCTAGTTTTCTATGCTTCATGTCACCTGTTTActccaaaagaaaaagaaaacaagaactcAAATCAGTATTTAAAATATCATACTATATGCATTAGGTGGCCCTGATGATTGAGATATAGAACAATGTTGTTACTAAAAtgctcatttgttttttgtatgtttaaatatttttcaaaatctGTTTGATTCATTTGGAGTAACATAAATTCAGTACTTCAATCTGAACTTTCACTGTTCAATAAAAAGACCAAACCCATTCAAAATTTAGTCTGGGAAACAATAAGCTCACAAGCGTCTGCATTGCTTGAGAAAACTAGctttctttcactttgattgaACAATCATGACCATGCTTTTATCAAATCTGTCTTGTCCTTTTCTTTAGTCTCATGGTTTGACCAAATCTCTCTGAAGTAAAAGGAACTCTTTAAACCAGATTGTTAAATGGTCAAGCAAGTTGTGAGTCACAGGCATCCACAGCATCCCTGTACACTTATCAGTTACAGAGGATAGCCccctctattttaaataatgcctcacaccctctgcacagtgatttccagcttctaCACTCTGGATGATgttttttagtcccaaggtgcaggacacagcgtcacaagaaaagcttttttcctgctgctattactgagctgaacaagcaatagcttttattttctcacacagtcagCCCCCAATTTTATGACTTGggcccagattgtcttatttattcatgtgattctatcgtttttattggttgactgctctctgatatgcattttaaatggaacctttagcacttttatcactTTAtcatatctatttattttaccagttttagtgttagattggttttaggatatttttgtatgttttgcacattaagtagtttgttctgtctgaagtgtatcttgtaattttgtatcgacctaacatctcactggctgcaaaacaagtttacctacgggtacaaataaagtaacctgaacttAACCTGGAAAAAATATTCCAGTTGAGCGGTTTACTTTCACATGGTGTAGTTGTTGGTTGTCAGCTACTTTTTGTAAGATTGGAAATATTTTGAACTATTTACTGTAgttaaaaaaatactcaaaaaagTATCGCATTTCCCATGCATGAAATATCAAACAATGAAGACAGTTATATTATATTGTCACACGATTGTAATTGCAGCTTACACTAAACATGTTCAAGTATTACAATTTGTCTGTTAATCTTGATATTCATTTAATCACTGAATGTAATAAAGCAGAAATATTAAAGGAaaagtttgatttaatattGTCCTTTTTTCTGGCTAGTTTTCCTAGCTTCATCTCACCTGTTTActccaaaagaaaaagaaaacaagaaatcaGTATTTCAAATATCATACTATATGCATTAGGTGGCCCTGATGATTGAGATATAGAACAATGCTGttattaaaatgttcattttttttttttttgtatgtttaaatattttttttaatctgtttgatTCATTTGGAATAACATAAATTCAGCACTTCAATCTTAACTTTCACTGTTCAATAAAAGGACCAAAACCATTCAAAATTTAGTCTGGGAAACAATTAGCTGGAAAAAATATTCCAGTTGAGCTGTTTACTTTCACACGGTGTAGTTGTTGGTTGTCAGCTACTTTTTGTAACATAGAAAATATTTTGAACTATTTactgtagttaaaaaaaatactcaacatTATTATTCCAAATCATTTATATTAAGATTTCCCATGCATGAAACAGCAAACAATGAATACAGCATGTTTACTTACTTGAACCCTGCAAGTTGTGTTGAAATATGTGCAGTTTCACCCGAGAAAGCTCCACACTACTAAAGGAGTATGATTTTTTCAGGATGCATGTGTTTACTGATCTTAAGTCATCCACACATAGTGTTGCAGCATGCATTGGTCAACTCGAAAGCGGAAGTTTTTCTTCAGTGCGGCATTCATCTTAATGTTACGTAACTTCGTCTTCCCATCCGAGAGCTGCAGTGATAAAACGTTACAGCCTCGCGCGTGGAGTGGATTTCTCTTAAGCAAAGAAACTCACGTTTTTAAGAATGAATGCAAAACATTAATGTGAAGGGGAAATAACAGTAAATAAGAACACTGTGTCCTGAAACGTGCACGCCGTGGTGCTATGTAGAGGAGCatgcaaacaaaagaaagtaaTCTTTGTGTAGCATGCTCCACAAGGTGTCAAAGCTCTGTAAAACACCCAAAAGTCTCTTGAACTCTGAGAATGCTGTGAAGATCTTAACATAGGCGAATGTAAGGCTTATCCGCTGGCTGCTTGTTCACTAATGACCTATGCGTGGCGCGCGACAATAAGCTATGCACTACGTAACAAATATCCAGCTCCCGACTGGTGAAGTTTTCAATACTGACCTGACTTTGATCCCAGGTGCCAAAAATGTCCTTTCTTGTGGTCAGCCGAGGGTCGAGagtagattttaaaaagtggaaaTCGTTGCATCAGCCCGATTTAAAACGTGATCCCAATCTGGGAGGATTTGGGAATGCGGAACTTGTGCTATGCCAGCCAAACGTAAGCagggatgtaaaaaaaaaaaaaaagtacatagTGGGGGCAGAAGTGGGGAAGTCGCGCCGCTCCTCCCATAAAGAAACTCTGAGGCAGCAGACTGCAATAACATGACGAGGATCAGATGGAGGCCTGCACTCAAAATACAGTGAGACCACTCAGGAACCCAAAACGAcaagtgacaaacacaaacgtGATCATTTTAACAAGATTTAGTGAAAGAGAATAGATGCAAGTCCATTACATTAACACTTCAGTCTTTGGTGTAATCACAATCACATTATGTATTgtaacattaaagctgctgttggtaggaaggGTGTAAAGaacgttgctttttttctgctgggtttggagaaaaggtcataatgcccatcagtactcattggtaaatggtaaatggacttgtacttatatagcacttttctagtctttctgaccactcaaattGCTTTtgcactactcgtcacattcactcactgatggtagaagctgctatgtagtgagggaccatcagtatcagctaatctcattcgttcacattcacacacctctgaacaacagagggagcaattcggggttcggtgtcttgctcaaggacacttcggcatgtgactgcccgAGCTGGGATCGAGctgccaaccttccaattgacagacgaccgactctacccgctgagccacagccgcccagttcggtaagtgaagtaaattgagactattgcaaaatctctgagtttt encodes the following:
- the jdp2a gene encoding jun dimerization protein 2 isoform X2 — translated: MQRFPLFKIYSRPSADHKKGHFWHLGSKSAVVTTKSDTMPGQIPDPSVTAGSLPSLGPLAGISATTLTDKLKFSDFQEFGTMLSPLHFLDSLGKRPLVIKTERDEEDDRRKRRREKNKVAAARCRNKKKERTDYLQKESERLEMLNSDLKAQIEELKLERQQLILMLNRHRPTCIVRTDSVKTPESEVNPLLQQLEEK
- the jdp2a gene encoding jun dimerization protein 2 isoform X1 produces the protein MHAATLCVDDLRSVNTCILKKSYSFSSVELSRVKLHIFQHNLQGSTVVTTKSDTMPGQIPDPSVTAGSLPSLGPLAGISATTLTDKLKFSDFQEFGTMLSPLHFLDSLGKRPLVIKTERDEEDDRRKRRREKNKVAAARCRNKKKERTDYLQKESERLEMLNSDLKAQIEELKLERQQLILMLNRHRPTCIVRTDSVKTPESEVNPLLQQLEEK